In Castanea sativa cultivar Marrone di Chiusa Pesio chromosome 6, ASM4071231v1, a single window of DNA contains:
- the LOC142639673 gene encoding uncharacterized protein LOC142639673, producing the protein MKFDGSSTAHSRGVGIVLYHKEDEAVVLSFKLEFSYLNNTVKYEAYLIGLVMALEMGVRHLRIIGDLNLVVCQTEGSFSLKEPSLTPYRTMAQKMEEEFSTFEIEHALRSENRYADTLAALGSQIVFGGSSTRIEASEWKESIIEILKEMFEEEKFEED; encoded by the coding sequence ATGAAGTTTGATGGATCCTCAACAGCCCATTCAAGAGGCGTGGGAATAGTTCTATATCATAAGGAGGACGAAGCTGTGGTTCTCTCATTCAAATTGGAATTTTCCTACTTAAACAATACCGTAAAATATGAGGCTTATCTCATTGGACTGGTTATGGCCCTCGAAATGGGAGTCAGGCATTTAAGAATAATAGGTGATTTGAACCTAGTGGTCTGCCAGACCGAGGGGAGTTTCTCTTTGAAGGAACCCAGCTTAACCCCGTACAGAACGATGGCCCAGAAGATGGAGGAAGAGTTctcaacatttgagatagagCACGCTCTGAGGAGTGAAAATCGATATGCAGACACGCTGGCTGCGTTGGGATCTCAAATAGTGTTTGGAGGGAGCAGCACCAGGATAGAAGCCAGCGAATGGAAGGAGTCCATTATTGAAATACTGAAGGAGATGTTCgaagaagaaaaatttgaagaagattGA